In Molothrus ater isolate BHLD 08-10-18 breed brown headed cowbird chromosome 23, BPBGC_Mater_1.1, whole genome shotgun sequence, a single genomic region encodes these proteins:
- the RNF186 gene encoding E3 ubiquitin-protein ligase RNF186: MEKSTDKPNKEKRLSAPGVLQAEAHSPAPVARGAAEISRAGSVTQNSKHEKRVRFTEERTEEMERPSGTETDSAAAFKPAGLERDSPNSRPLAVLTDTNSPEMSTLDLNLQCSDTATPDMDCMICFNKYSIYRVPKLLDCQHTFCAVCLKLILRKEESTWTITCPLCRKPTFVSGGLIRTLQNKEEILERLESLDSNPEVYVCAMGLDGNSWTQSSQDILNPEESSPAHSSQAVQRLLLLLLLGVILAMLILPFMYSGTVKWVICLLLTLGLLMSMVLCCTPKFHCRCKKDSPASCDKEIHVVTVA; the protein is encoded by the coding sequence ATGGAGAAATCCACTGACAAGCCAAACAAGGAAAAGAGATTGTCAGCTCCTGGAGTACTGCAGGCTGAGGCACACAGTCCAGCGCCCGTGGCAAGAGGTGCTGCAGAAATCAGCAGAGCAGGATCCGTAACACAAAACTCAAAACATGAGAAGAGAGTGAGATTCACTGAGGAGCGTACTGAAGAAATGGAGAGACCTTCAGGAACAGAGAcagacagtgctgctgcctttaaACCAGCAGGTTTGGAACGAGACTCTCCAAACTCACGGCCGCTTGCTGTGCTAACAGACACAAACTCTCCTGAAATGAGCACGTTGGACCTGAACCTCCAGTGCTCAGACACAGCCACCCCAGACATGGACTGCATGATCTGCTTCAACAAGTACAGCATCTACAGAGTCCCAAAGCTCCTGGACTGCCAGCACACCTTCTGCGCTGTCTGCCTCAAGCTGATCCTCAGGAAAGAGGAGAGCACCTGGACAATCACCTGCCCTCTCTGCAGAAAACCCACCTTCGTGTCAGGAGGGCTCATCCGCACACTCCAGAATAAAGAAGAGATCCTGGAGCGCTTGGAGAGCCTGGACTCAAACCCTGAGGTGTACGTCTGTGCCATGGGGCTGGATGGCAACAGCTGGActcagagcagccaggacaTTTTGAACCCAGAGGAaagcagcccagcacacagcagccaggctgtgcagagactcctgctgctcctgctgctcggGGTGATCCTCGCCATGCTCATCCTCCCCTTCATGTACTCGGGGACGGTGAAATGGGTAATCTGTCTCCTGCTTACTTTGGGGTTGCTCATGTCTATGGTGCTTTGCTGCACTCCTAAATTCCACTGCAGGTGCAAGAAGGACTCCCCTGCCTCCTGTGACAAGGAGATCCACGTTGTTACTGTGGCCTGA